From one candidate division KSB1 bacterium genomic stretch:
- a CDS encoding zf-HC2 domain-containing protein, with amino-acid sequence MMTHRQIFNKVCDFIDGELDEATCEELKKHLAACPRCRIYVDSVRKTILLYQVKEAPRKMPAASRRRLYATIALKVKRKKKSSPPKKSKNDSALKILSLTRRAG; translated from the coding sequence ATGATGACTCACCGCCAAATTTTCAACAAAGTGTGCGACTTCATCGACGGCGAGCTGGATGAAGCGACTTGCGAAGAGCTGAAGAAGCACCTCGCCGCCTGCCCGCGCTGCCGCATATACGTGGATTCCGTGCGCAAAACGATTCTGCTCTATCAAGTGAAAGAAGCGCCCAGGAAAATGCCGGCGGCCTCGCGCCGGCGCCTGTACGCCACGATTGCCTTGAAAGTGAAGCGCAAGAAAAAATCTTCTCCGCCGAAGAAATCAAAAAATGATTCGGCGTTAAAAATACTTTCTCTCACTCGCCGCGCCGGTTAA